Proteins found in one Pseudorasbora parva isolate DD20220531a chromosome 11, ASM2467924v1, whole genome shotgun sequence genomic segment:
- the tcof1 gene encoding nucleolar and coiled-body phosphoprotein 1 isoform X1 produces the protein MTSNIKDASHDELINLIYHHLKDNGYRKAAHVLRKHAPQVETEEVKVSLSEIFQKWASSDDGDIPPVPSGVETPELKGPAKRKGNKSKITAPSAALNPKEPAGVIETPGSASKSPVFDLKKQKKNETGSKPRKRKKSSSEDVLVPPPADAAPPNINDSDSDSSLDVDKWRKLLSQFSDVEREKMDVLSILDESSGITANRTRKPRKPRPSKKAENQAKKGKSDTEAEMATAESDDISVTTNASKTSSKKQKNKDAEVSKVKITSKKTPKRTKAKKNNSFDPDVTDNAEEHHETNRLLEKTEVGVSDSEAIGTPKRVHFKPNNSFAHQVETPEIANARKGNGTSETSSTDTPSKKVKKKKGQSGPSDVETVSSLSNIQEVVKEVKKAAVATDCVETNLTTDRSEAPSKKVKNKKSKSVVEPVPNEAPKKVKAKKTEGPSEIDQETTSESVKPDSSSKKAKRKANERLSETLESETPSKKSKAVKEAGGVETPSKKLKAVLSDPDLLQSDSTNGSVKKKKSGKVADYGVGIQHDVPSETPVKSRSQAQSQDDVANGLRNEETSSQDLKPPPKKKKRKLAAYAVGIQHDVPSETPEKSRPQAQSRDDVANSLGNEETSSQEPKTPSKKTKKNKSDEACGVPATPEAKKGKVKNKNKEAGNAEDAPQPPQPPEEVEEASVPVAMSLKKKKKKKENEREEEIKETVSDDPPVSAPVEEVAVHKKKKKASKEKRLSGDEAHGLNST, from the exons ATGACCTCAAATATTAAAGACGCATCGCATGACGAGCTGATCAATTTAATATATCACCATTTAAAGGACAACGGCTACCGGAAAGCAGCACACGTGTTGAGAAAGCACGCGCCCCAG GTTGAAACTGAAGAAGTGAAAGTGTCCTTGAGTGAGATCTTTCAGAAGTGGGCGAG CTCAGATGATGGAGATATTCCTCCGGTGCCTTCTG GTGTCGAGACTCCTGAGCTCAAGGGTCCTGCTAAGAGAAAGGGGAACAAATCTAAGATCacagctccctctgctg CACTTAATCCAAAAGAACCTGCCGGCGTCATTGAAACTCCAGGATCAGCGAGCAAATCACCGGTATTTGATTTAAAGA AACAGAAGAAAAACGAAACTGGGAGTAAACCGAGGAAAAGGAAAAAGTCCAGCTCTGAAGATGTTTTGGTGCCTCCACCGGCCGACGCTGCTCCGCCAAACATAAATGATTCTGACTCTGACTCCAGTTTAGATGTGGATAAGTGGAGGAAACTGCTTTCTCAATTTTCAG ATgtcgagagagagaaaatggaCGTGCTTTCCATTTTGGACGAATCTTCTGGGATCACGGCAAATCGGACGAGGAAGCCGAGAAAGCCGAGACCATCAAAAAAAGCGGAAAACCAAGCCAAGAAGGGAAAGTCCGATACAGAAGCAGAGATGGCAACGGCCGAATCCGATGACATTTCTGTAACAACCAATGCATCTAAGACTAGTTCAAAAAAGCAGAAAAACAAAGATGCTGAAGTTTCTAAAGTCAAGATAACATCCAAAAAGACCCCAAAAAGAActaaagctaaaaaaaacaactcaTTTGATCCGGATGTGACAGATAATGCGGAAGAGCATCATGAAACGAACAGACTGTTGGAAAAGACTGAGGTTGGTGTATCAGATTCAGAAGCCATCGGCACTCCAAAAAGAGTTCATTTTAAACCGAATAATAGTTTTGCACATCAGGTCGAGACTCCTGAAATAGCCAATGCTAGGAAAGGTAATGGCACCTCAGAAACCAGCAGCACTGATACCCCATctaaaaaggttaaaaaaaagaaaggccAATCTGGACCAAGTGATGTTGAAACTGTCAGTAGTCTCTCAAATATTCAAGAAGTTGTTAAAGAGGTTAAGAAAGCTGCTGTGGCAACTGACTGTGTAGAAACCAATCTTACGACAGACCGATCAGAGGCGCCTTCAAAGAAAGTTAAAAACAAGAAGTCTAAAAGTGTTGTGGAGCCTGTTCCTAATGAGGCGCCTAAGAAGGTTAAAGCCAAGAAAACTGAAGGTCCTTCTGAGATTGACCAAGAAACAACATCTGAATCCGTCAAGCCAGACTCTTCATCTAAAAAAGCCAAACGTAAGGCCAATGAAAGGCTTTCAGAAACACTGGAGTCTGAAACGCCATCTAAAAAGTCTAAAGCCGTGAAAGAAGCTGGAGGGGTAGAAACACCCAGTAAGAAGCTCAAAGCGGTCCTGTCGGATCCTGATCTCCTGCAGTCCGACTCCACAAATGGCtctgtgaagaaaaaaaaaagtgggaagGTGGCTGATTATGGCGTTGGGATCCAGCATGACGTTCCTTCAGAAACTCCTGTGAAAAGTAGATCTCAAGCACAATCTCAAGATGATGTTGCCAATGGTTTGAGAAATGAGGAAACCTCCAGTCAAGACCTAAAACCtcctcctaaaaaaaaaaaaaggaagctGGCTGCTTATGCCGTTGGGATCCAGCATGACGTTCCTTCAGAAACACCTGAGAAAAGTAGACCTCAAGCACAGTCTCGAGACGATGTTGCCAATAGTTTGGGAAATGAGGAAACCTCTAGTCAAGAGCCAAAAACTCCttctaaaaaaactaaaaaaaacaaaagcgaTGAAGCTTGTGGCGTCCCTGCCACACCAGAGGCCAAGAAAGGCAAAGTGAAGAATAAAAACAAGGAGGCTGGAAATGCAGAAGATGCTCCTCAACCTCCACAACCACCAGAAGAAGTAGAAGAAGCATCTGTTCCTGTTGCAATGAGcctgaagaaaaaaa AGAAGAAGAAAGAGAATGAGAGAGAAGAAGAAATAAAAGAAACCGTCTCTGATGATCCTCCTGTATCTGCTCCAGTGGAGGAGGTGGCCGTGCACAAAAAG AAAAAGAAGGCGTCCAAAGAGAAGCGGCTCAGCGGCGACGAGGCTCATGGACTCAACAGCACATAA
- the tcof1 gene encoding nucleolar and coiled-body phosphoprotein 1 isoform X2: MTSNIKDASHDELINLIYHHLKDNGYRKAAHVLRKHAPQVETEEVKVSLSEIFQKWASSDDGDIPPVPSGVETPELKGPAKRKGNKSKITAPSAALNPKEPAGVIETPGSASKSPKQKKNETGSKPRKRKKSSSEDVLVPPPADAAPPNINDSDSDSSLDVDKWRKLLSQFSDVEREKMDVLSILDESSGITANRTRKPRKPRPSKKAENQAKKGKSDTEAEMATAESDDISVTTNASKTSSKKQKNKDAEVSKVKITSKKTPKRTKAKKNNSFDPDVTDNAEEHHETNRLLEKTEVGVSDSEAIGTPKRVHFKPNNSFAHQVETPEIANARKGNGTSETSSTDTPSKKVKKKKGQSGPSDVETVSSLSNIQEVVKEVKKAAVATDCVETNLTTDRSEAPSKKVKNKKSKSVVEPVPNEAPKKVKAKKTEGPSEIDQETTSESVKPDSSSKKAKRKANERLSETLESETPSKKSKAVKEAGGVETPSKKLKAVLSDPDLLQSDSTNGSVKKKKSGKVADYGVGIQHDVPSETPVKSRSQAQSQDDVANGLRNEETSSQDLKPPPKKKKRKLAAYAVGIQHDVPSETPEKSRPQAQSRDDVANSLGNEETSSQEPKTPSKKTKKNKSDEACGVPATPEAKKGKVKNKNKEAGNAEDAPQPPQPPEEVEEASVPVAMSLKKKKKKKENEREEEIKETVSDDPPVSAPVEEVAVHKKKKKASKEKRLSGDEAHGLNST, translated from the exons ATGACCTCAAATATTAAAGACGCATCGCATGACGAGCTGATCAATTTAATATATCACCATTTAAAGGACAACGGCTACCGGAAAGCAGCACACGTGTTGAGAAAGCACGCGCCCCAG GTTGAAACTGAAGAAGTGAAAGTGTCCTTGAGTGAGATCTTTCAGAAGTGGGCGAG CTCAGATGATGGAGATATTCCTCCGGTGCCTTCTG GTGTCGAGACTCCTGAGCTCAAGGGTCCTGCTAAGAGAAAGGGGAACAAATCTAAGATCacagctccctctgctg CACTTAATCCAAAAGAACCTGCCGGCGTCATTGAAACTCCAGGATCAGCGAGCAAATCACCG AAACAGAAGAAAAACGAAACTGGGAGTAAACCGAGGAAAAGGAAAAAGTCCAGCTCTGAAGATGTTTTGGTGCCTCCACCGGCCGACGCTGCTCCGCCAAACATAAATGATTCTGACTCTGACTCCAGTTTAGATGTGGATAAGTGGAGGAAACTGCTTTCTCAATTTTCAG ATgtcgagagagagaaaatggaCGTGCTTTCCATTTTGGACGAATCTTCTGGGATCACGGCAAATCGGACGAGGAAGCCGAGAAAGCCGAGACCATCAAAAAAAGCGGAAAACCAAGCCAAGAAGGGAAAGTCCGATACAGAAGCAGAGATGGCAACGGCCGAATCCGATGACATTTCTGTAACAACCAATGCATCTAAGACTAGTTCAAAAAAGCAGAAAAACAAAGATGCTGAAGTTTCTAAAGTCAAGATAACATCCAAAAAGACCCCAAAAAGAActaaagctaaaaaaaacaactcaTTTGATCCGGATGTGACAGATAATGCGGAAGAGCATCATGAAACGAACAGACTGTTGGAAAAGACTGAGGTTGGTGTATCAGATTCAGAAGCCATCGGCACTCCAAAAAGAGTTCATTTTAAACCGAATAATAGTTTTGCACATCAGGTCGAGACTCCTGAAATAGCCAATGCTAGGAAAGGTAATGGCACCTCAGAAACCAGCAGCACTGATACCCCATctaaaaaggttaaaaaaaagaaaggccAATCTGGACCAAGTGATGTTGAAACTGTCAGTAGTCTCTCAAATATTCAAGAAGTTGTTAAAGAGGTTAAGAAAGCTGCTGTGGCAACTGACTGTGTAGAAACCAATCTTACGACAGACCGATCAGAGGCGCCTTCAAAGAAAGTTAAAAACAAGAAGTCTAAAAGTGTTGTGGAGCCTGTTCCTAATGAGGCGCCTAAGAAGGTTAAAGCCAAGAAAACTGAAGGTCCTTCTGAGATTGACCAAGAAACAACATCTGAATCCGTCAAGCCAGACTCTTCATCTAAAAAAGCCAAACGTAAGGCCAATGAAAGGCTTTCAGAAACACTGGAGTCTGAAACGCCATCTAAAAAGTCTAAAGCCGTGAAAGAAGCTGGAGGGGTAGAAACACCCAGTAAGAAGCTCAAAGCGGTCCTGTCGGATCCTGATCTCCTGCAGTCCGACTCCACAAATGGCtctgtgaagaaaaaaaaaagtgggaagGTGGCTGATTATGGCGTTGGGATCCAGCATGACGTTCCTTCAGAAACTCCTGTGAAAAGTAGATCTCAAGCACAATCTCAAGATGATGTTGCCAATGGTTTGAGAAATGAGGAAACCTCCAGTCAAGACCTAAAACCtcctcctaaaaaaaaaaaaaggaagctGGCTGCTTATGCCGTTGGGATCCAGCATGACGTTCCTTCAGAAACACCTGAGAAAAGTAGACCTCAAGCACAGTCTCGAGACGATGTTGCCAATAGTTTGGGAAATGAGGAAACCTCTAGTCAAGAGCCAAAAACTCCttctaaaaaaactaaaaaaaacaaaagcgaTGAAGCTTGTGGCGTCCCTGCCACACCAGAGGCCAAGAAAGGCAAAGTGAAGAATAAAAACAAGGAGGCTGGAAATGCAGAAGATGCTCCTCAACCTCCACAACCACCAGAAGAAGTAGAAGAAGCATCTGTTCCTGTTGCAATGAGcctgaagaaaaaaa AGAAGAAGAAAGAGAATGAGAGAGAAGAAGAAATAAAAGAAACCGTCTCTGATGATCCTCCTGTATCTGCTCCAGTGGAGGAGGTGGCCGTGCACAAAAAG AAAAAGAAGGCGTCCAAAGAGAAGCGGCTCAGCGGCGACGAGGCTCATGGACTCAACAGCACATAA